DNA from Thermodesulfobacteriota bacterium:
TCGCCGGCCTTGGGTATAGACATACCACCTTCACTGGAGCCGGACATCGGGGGTTTTTTACTCCACGTCGTCGATTTCGACCAAGCGCCTTCAACCTCATGGATTGAAATCGAGCTGCTGGTCCTGCTTTTTTTAGAAACGTATATCCACAGCTGGGCTTTGGTAACTTCGGATCCGCTTGGAATCCTCGAAATATCAAATTTCATTAGTCCCTGTTTTATTTGTTTGTTCTTGGAGTTCAGCTGTAGACTGGAAGAAGAGCCGTAACTGTTGTTTACCTTGCGCTGGTCTACATATGTATCCTGAATCGAAGACAATTTATCCCCCGCAGATGTAGACGGGTTTCTGGTAGGAGCAGGATTAGAAGAGGAAGAGCCGGAACCAGGACTAGGACTGAAAAAAGCCTGCGACGCCAGCGGTCCGCATAAGGACATTACCGCCCCCAGGAGCAATATATATATTTTGATTGATATGTTGAAACTTCTCATCTGAATGCCTCCTTTCGCAGGCTCATCCACCCTTTCGAGGGAAGCATTCCATTCGACCCTGCTATGAGCAGGCAGGTCAGAGTGATCTAGGAAAGACGTCGGGACTAAAACTATCTTCCTATTTCGGCAACCCGGCCACCTTATGCCAACCACGAGGCACTTAGGTCGAAGGCTTTGCGTCCCACCCTTTCGGATGGTTTGCCTTTATCGTTTAGGACATGCCTTTTAATCTTTTTTACACGTGATCACTAATATGCAATATTCATACCATTTCATATAAACTTCAGTTTTTGCCTTAAATATGAGAAGACAAGTGGTACATATCACTCAGACATTGGGATGCTCAAAAATCTCATGAATCAGCTATCCGGAGGGGTTTTTCTGTCATATTTTGTCATTCTATAGAAATCCATGACAAGATTAGTCAGAACGAAGATACGTATGCCACATTACAATCAATTTTGGATATAAATCGTAAATTATTTGTTTTTTTGTAGAGGAAGAACGATTAACC
Protein-coding regions in this window:
- a CDS encoding DNRLRE domain-containing protein; this encodes MRSFNISIKIYILLLGAVMSLCGPLASQAFFSPSPGSGSSSSNPAPTRNPSTSAGDKLSSIQDTYVDQRKVNNSYGSSSSLQLNSKNKQIKQGLMKFDISRIPSGSEVTKAQLWIYVSKKSRTSSSISIHEVEGAWSKSTTWSKKPPMSGSSEGGMSIPKAGDYYAIEVTGLVQDWVDGTEQNNGVYIVARSGEVYMNSAESKKYKPVLTVEHKGPKSGPKPTPTPTPSPTPAPTPAPTASPTPVPIPTPTPTPTPDMPMTFACTMYSASKPYPGSSSDVAMMNTYKSYCTIVMQWWY